Proteins encoded by one window of Bubalus bubalis isolate 160015118507 breed Murrah chromosome 4, NDDB_SH_1, whole genome shotgun sequence:
- the LOC112577606 gene encoding protein SCO2 homolog, mitochondrial, with translation MLLLARAPKAWHRLFQLQPLALLGTPGGKTQHVRYQLFSTPGPAETGRQGQPQGPGLRTRLLITALVGAGLGGAWLAMRAEKERWRQQQRTEALRQAAVGQGDFSLLDHRGQARCKADFRGQWVLLYFGFTHCPDICPDELEKLVQVVRQLEAEPGLPPVQPLFITVDPERDTVAAMARYVQDFHPRLLGLTGSAEQIAQVSRSYRVYYSAGPKDEDQDYIVDHSIAIYLLSPDGLFTDYYSRARSAEQITDSVRHHMAAFRSVLR, from the coding sequence atgctgctgctggcTCGGGCACCCAAAGCTTGGCACAGGCTCTTTCAGCTCCAGCCTCTGGCCCTCCTTGGGACTCCAGGAGGCAAGACCCAGCATGTGAGATACCAGCTCTTCTCAACGCCAGGCCCTgcagagacaggcaggcagggccaGCCCCAGGGTCCTGGCCTGCGAACCAGGTTACTCATCACAGCCTTGGTTGGGGCGGGACTGGGTGGGGCCTGGCTGGCCATGAGGGCTGAAAAGGAGcggtggcggcagcagcagcggaCAGAGGCCCTGCGGCAGGCTGCTGTGGGCCAGGGCGATTTCAGCCTGCTGGACCACCGGGGCCAAGCGCGCTGCAAAGCTGACTTCCGGGGCCAGTGGGTGCTGCTGTACTTCGGCTTCACTCACTGCCCTGACATCTGCCCCGACGAGCTGGAGAAGTTGGTGCAGGTGGTGCGGCAGCTGGAGGCGGAGCCCGGCCTGCCCCCGGTGCAGCCCCTCTTCATCACCGTGGACCCCGAGCGGGACACCGTGGCCGCCATGGCCCGCTACGTGCAGGACTTCCACCCGAGGCTGCTGGGCCTGACTGGCTCCGCCGAGCAGATCGCCCAGGTGAGCCGTAGCTACCGCGTGTACTACAGCGCCGGCCCCAAGGACGAAGACCAGGACTACATCGTGGACCACTCCATCGCCATCTACCTGCTCAGCCCTGACGGCCTCTTCACGGACTACTACAGCAGGGCCAGGTCGGCCGAGCAGATCACCGACAGCGTGCGGCACCACATGGCTGCCTTCCGCAGCGTCCTGCGCTGA
- the NCAPH2 gene encoding condensin-2 complex subunit H2 isoform X1, with amino-acid sequence MEDVEARFAHLLLPIRDLTRNWEVDVAAQLGEYLEELDQICISFDKGKTTMNFIEAALLIQGSACVYSKKVEYLYSLVYQALDFISGKKQAKQLSSTPEDGTIGDASSRAPQEAEQKFRALDDLSDSCANVDLRDDQVVSGTLIPLLPNALVAPDEMEKNSNPLYSCQGEVLASRKDFRVNTCTPHPRGTFLLEPLGVSLMEALQPWNPKEPGRAEEQPMEVSVCGSPGPALSTSQEPGSSPEGPVPRGGGVGEDEEDAEGAAEPPEASAPEVPMEPLEPRSPEQSVAQPRRYTLRERKEAPEPASRLKDTPDPWQGLDPFDSPDSKPFRKGRPYSVPPRVEEAPGQKRKRKGAVKLQDFHQWYLAAYADHTDSRRSRRKGPSFADMEVLYWKHVKEQLETLRKMQRREAAERWLPRAEQGLWPVEEDRLEDSVEDLGAADDFLEPEEYAEPEGAEPGEDADMEAEAMPASLRYEELVQRNVELFVTASKQDVFVTTSRQELVQETELKQHIRGWEDAIQTLLQEQEEHVPFDIHTYGDQVVSRFSQLNQWCPFAKLVAGQPAFEVCRSMLASLQLANDYTVEITQQPGLEAAVDTMSLRLLTHQRAHQRFQTYAAPSTVQP; translated from the exons ATGGAGGACGTGGAGGCGCGCTTCGCCCACCTCTTGCTGCCCATCCGCGACCTCACCAGGAACTGGGAGGTGGACGTGGCGGCCCAGCTGGGCGAATATCTTGAGGAG CTGGACCAGATCTGCATTTCTTTTGACAAAGGCAAAACCACCATGAACTTCATCGAGGCAGCGCTGTTGATCCAGGGCTCCGCCTGTGTCTACAGTAAGAAG GTGGAATACCTCTACTCCCTGGTCTACCAGGCTCTCGACTTCATCTCTGGCAAGAA GCAGGCCAAGCAGCTGTCCTCCACGCCGGAAGACGGGACCATTGGGGATGCCAGCTCGAGGGCCCCCCAGGAGGCGGAGCAGAAG TTCCGGGCGTTGGACGACCTCTCTGACTCCTGTGCTAACGTGGATCTCAGGGACGACCAGGTCGTCAGT GGGACCCTCATCCCCCTCCTGCCCAATGCCCTGGTCGCCCCGGACGAGATGGAGAAGAACAGTAACCCCCTGTACAG CTGTCAGGGGGAGGTCCTGGCCAGCCGGAAGGATTTCAGGGTGAACACGTGCACGCCGCACCCCAGAGGCACATTCCTGTTGGAGCCGCTGGGTGTGTCCCTCATGGAGGCCCTGCAGCCATGGAACCCGAAGG AGCCTGGAAGGGCTGAGGAGCAGCCAATGGAAGTCTCTGTGTGCGGGAGTCCCGGCCCGGCGCTTAGCACCTCCCAGGAGCCAG gctcctctccagaaGGCCCGGTGCCTAGAGGTGGGGGCGTGGGAGAGGATGAAGAGGATGCAGAAGGCGCGGCGGAGCCCCCTGAGGCCTCAGCACCTGAGGTCCCTATGGAgcccctggagcccaggagccctgAGCAG AGTGTTGCCCAGCCCAGGAGGTATACTCTCCGGGAGCGGAAGGAGGCCCCGGAGCCCGCATCCAGGCTGAAG GACACCCCAGACCCCTGGCAGGGCCTGGACCCCTTCGACTCCCCAGATTCTAAGCCCTTCAGGAAAG GTAGGCCCTACTCCGTGCCCCCCCGCGTGGAGGAGGCGCCAGGACAGAAGCGTAAGAGGAAGGGTGCCGTCAAGCTGCAGGACTTCCACCAGTGGTACCTGGCTGCCT ATGCCGACCACACCGACAGCAGGAGGTCCCGGCGAAAGGGCCCTTCCTTTGCAG ACATGGAGGTTCTGTATTGGAAGCACGTGAAGGAGCAACTGGAGACACTCCGGAAGATGCAGAGGAGGGAG GCGGCTGAGCGGTGGCTGCCAAGGGCCGAGCAGGGGCTGTGGCCTGTGGAGGAGGACCGTCTGGAGGACTCGGTGGAGGACCTGGGCGCCGCAG ATGACTTCCTGGAGCCCGAGGAGTACGCAGAGCCCGAGGGGGCAGAGCCTGGGGAAGATGCAGACATGG AAGCGGAAGCCATGCCAGCGTCTCTGCGCTACGAGGAGCTGGTCCAAAGGAATGTG GAGCTCTTCGTCACCGCCTCGAAGCAGGACGTCTTCGTCACCACCTCGAGGCAGGAGCTCGTCCAGGAGACGGAGCTGAAACAGCACATCAGGGGCTGGGAGGATGCCATCCAGACCCTGCTCCAGGAGCAG GAGGAGCACGTGCCCTTTGACATCCACACCTATGGGGACCAGGTGGTCTCCCGGTTCAGCCAGCTCAACCAGTGGTGTCCCTTCGCGAAGCTGGTGGCGGGCCAGCCTGCCTTCGAAGTGTGTCGCTCCATGCTGGCCTCCCTGCAGCTG GCCAACGACTACACGGTGGAGATCACCCAGCAGCCGGGGCTGGAGGCGGCCGTGGACACCATGTCCCTGAGGCTGCTCACGCACCAGCGGGCCCACCAGCGCTTCCAGACCTACGCCGCCCCCTCCACGGTGCAGCCCTGA
- the NCAPH2 gene encoding condensin-2 complex subunit H2 isoform X2, whose amino-acid sequence MEDVEARFAHLLLPIRDLTRNWEVDVAAQLGEYLEELDQICISFDKGKTTMNFIEAALLIQGSACVYSKKVEYLYSLVYQALDFISGKKQAKQLSSTPEDGTIGDASSRAPQEAEQKFRALDDLSDSCANVDLRDDQVVSGTLIPLLPNALVAPDEMEKNSNPLYSCQGEVLASRKDFRVNTCTPHPRGTFLLEPLGVSLMEALQPWNPKEPGRAEEQPMEVSVCGSPGPALSTSQEPGSSPEGPVPRGGGVGEDEEDAEGAAEPPEASAPEVPMEPLEPRSPEQSVAQPRRYTLRERKEAPEPASRLKRWAALLQLQGAPSPCVSTWGGRAPSTLLCLLVLRTPQTPGRAWTPSTPQILSPSGKVGPTPCPPAWRRRQDRSVRGRVPSSCRTSTSGTWLPMPTTPTAGGPGERALPLQTWRFCIGST is encoded by the exons ATGGAGGACGTGGAGGCGCGCTTCGCCCACCTCTTGCTGCCCATCCGCGACCTCACCAGGAACTGGGAGGTGGACGTGGCGGCCCAGCTGGGCGAATATCTTGAGGAG CTGGACCAGATCTGCATTTCTTTTGACAAAGGCAAAACCACCATGAACTTCATCGAGGCAGCGCTGTTGATCCAGGGCTCCGCCTGTGTCTACAGTAAGAAG GTGGAATACCTCTACTCCCTGGTCTACCAGGCTCTCGACTTCATCTCTGGCAAGAA GCAGGCCAAGCAGCTGTCCTCCACGCCGGAAGACGGGACCATTGGGGATGCCAGCTCGAGGGCCCCCCAGGAGGCGGAGCAGAAG TTCCGGGCGTTGGACGACCTCTCTGACTCCTGTGCTAACGTGGATCTCAGGGACGACCAGGTCGTCAGT GGGACCCTCATCCCCCTCCTGCCCAATGCCCTGGTCGCCCCGGACGAGATGGAGAAGAACAGTAACCCCCTGTACAG CTGTCAGGGGGAGGTCCTGGCCAGCCGGAAGGATTTCAGGGTGAACACGTGCACGCCGCACCCCAGAGGCACATTCCTGTTGGAGCCGCTGGGTGTGTCCCTCATGGAGGCCCTGCAGCCATGGAACCCGAAGG AGCCTGGAAGGGCTGAGGAGCAGCCAATGGAAGTCTCTGTGTGCGGGAGTCCCGGCCCGGCGCTTAGCACCTCCCAGGAGCCAG gctcctctccagaaGGCCCGGTGCCTAGAGGTGGGGGCGTGGGAGAGGATGAAGAGGATGCAGAAGGCGCGGCGGAGCCCCCTGAGGCCTCAGCACCTGAGGTCCCTATGGAgcccctggagcccaggagccctgAGCAG AGTGTTGCCCAGCCCAGGAGGTATACTCTCCGGGAGCGGAAGGAGGCCCCGGAGCCCGCATCCAGGCTGAAG CGCTGGGCCGCCCTGCTGCAGCTCCAGGGTGCCCCCTCCCCGTGCGTCTCGACTTGGGGGGGGCGCGCACCCTCCACTCTCCTGTGTCTGCTTGTGCTCAGGACACCCCAGACCCCTGGCAGGGCCTGGACCCCTTCGACTCCCCAGATTCTAAGCCCTTCAGGAAAG GTAGGCCCTACTCCGTGCCCCCCCGCGTGGAGGAGGCGCCAGGACAGAAGCGTAAGAGGAAGGGTGCCGTCAAGCTGCAGGACTTCCACCAGTGGTACCTGGCTGCCT ATGCCGACCACACCGACAGCAGGAGGTCCCGGCGAAAGGGCCCTTCCTTTGCAG ACATGGAGGTTCTGTATTGGAAGCACGTGA
- the LMF2 gene encoding lipase maturation factor 2 isoform X2 — protein sequence MAGSRLPRQLFLQGVAAVFMFAFASLYTQIPGLYGPEGILPARRTLRPQGKGRWQQLWETPTLLWEAPLLGLDTAQGLELLSLLGTVLALGALLTRQLRHPLVYLLLWAAYLSVCQVGQVFLYFQWDSLLLETGFLAVLVAPLGLPPNHKQTPQGRPGGVSPHEGLPFWLVRWLLFRLMFASGVVKLTSRCPAWWGLTALTYHYETQCLPTPAAWFAHHLPVWLHKLSVVATFLIEIAVPPLFFAPVRRLRLAAFYSQVLLQVLIIITGNYNFFNLLTLVLTTALLDDTHLAAKSSTSRRKRTPSSWPKALLAMLTLLLELAVYGLLAYGVVHYFGLEVDWEQHVVHSRTTFTFHQLSQWLKMVTLPTMWLGAASLAWELLTALWRWVQVRGSLRKLYAAVQLSVFGTATVALFLISLVPYSYMEPSSHGRLWTGAHRLFGTVEHLQLANSYGLFRRMTGLGGRPEVVLEGSYDGHQWTEIEFMYKPGNLSRPPPIVVPHQPRLDWQMWFAALGPHTHSPWFTSLVLRLLQGKEPVIRLVQNHVPSYPFHQQPPTYVRAQLYKYWFSHPWEQGQWWRRQWVEEFFPSVSLGDPALDMLLRQFGLQDKSPPRARGSSNTLSQALHWVRKQLSPLEAPALLWGLLGAVGAIKVMQALLGPQSLPRTKEEKHKPAPQEDSVAASKQASPAPNISSGSQTPRRKKSP from the exons ATGGCGGGCTCTCGGCTCCCACGGCAGCTCTTTCTCCAGGGCGTGGCCGCCGTCTTCATGTTCGCCTTCGCTTCCCTTTACACGCAGATCCCGG GCCTGTACGGCCCCGAGGGCATACTGCCTGCCCGGAGGACACTGCGGCCCCAGGGAAAGGGCCGCTGGCAGCAGCTGTGGGAGACCCCCACGCTGCTGTGGGAGGCGCCGCTTCTGGGGCTGGACACTGCCCAGGGCCTGGAGCTGCTGAGCCTGCTGGGCACCGTGCTGGCCCTGGGTGCCCTGCTGACCCGCCAGCTGCGCCACCCGCTCGTGTACCTGCTGCTCTGGGCCGCCTACCTGTCTGTCTGCCAG GTGGGCCAGGTGTTTCTTTATTTCCAGTG GGATTCCCTGCTGCTGGAGACAGGCTTCCTGGCCGTGCTGGTGGCCCCTCTGGGGCTGCCCCCCAACCACAAGCAGACCCCCCAGGGCAGGCCGGGAGGGGTCTCCCCCCATGAAGGCCTCCCCTTCTGGCTCGTGCGCTGGCTGCTGTTCCGCCTCATGTTTGCCTCGGGTGTGGTCAAGCTGACTAGCCGTTGCCCCGCATGGTGGGGGCTCACCG CCCTCACCTACCACTACGAGACTCAGTGCCTGCCCACACCGGCCGCCTGGTTTGCCCACCACCTGCCCGTCTGGCTGCACAAGCTCAGCGTGGTGGCCACCTTCCTCATTGAGATTGCAGTGCCCCCTCTGTTCTTCGCTCCTGTTCGCCGCCTGCGGTTGGCTGCCTTCTACTCCCAG GTCTTGCTGCAAGTCCTGATTATCATCACTGgcaactataatttcttcaacCTGCTCACCCTGGTGCTCACCACCGCCCTCCTGGACGACACACACCTGGCTGCCAAGTCTAGCACGAGCCGCCGCAAGAGGACACCCAGCT CCTGGCCCAAGGCCCTGCTGGCCATGCTGACCCTGCTGCTGGAGTTGGCCGTCTACGGGCTGCTGGCCTACGGCGTGGTGCACTACTTCGGCCTGGAGGTGGACTGGGAGCAGCACGTCGTTCATTCCAGAACCA CGTTCACCTTCCACCAGCTCTCCCAGTGGCTGAAGATGGTGACCCTCCCCACCATGTGGCTGGGCGCGGCCTCTCTGGCCTGGGAACTGCTGACCGCCCTCTGGAG GTGGGTGCAGGTGCGAGGGTCGCTGCGGAAGCTCTATGCTGCCGTGCAGTTGTCCGTCTTTGGCACTGCCACGGTGGCTCTGTTCCTGATCAGCCTG GTGCCCTATTCCTACATGGAGCCCTCGAGCCATGGGCGCCTCTGGACTGGGGCCCACCGCCTGTTTGGCACCGTGGAGCACCTGCAGCTGGCCAACTCCTACGGCCTTTTCCGCCGAATGACGGGCCTGGGTGGGCGGCCGGAGGTGGTGCTGGAGGGCAGCTATGACGGGCACCAGTGGACG GAGATCGAGTTCATGTACAAACCCGGGAACCTGAGCCGGCCGCCCCCCATCGTGGTGCCCCACCAGCCGCGCCTCGACTGGCAGATGTGGTTCGCGGCCCTGGGCCCCCACACGCACAGTCCCTGGTTCACCAGCCTGGTGCTCCGCCTCCTGCAGGgcaaggagcctg TGATCCGCCTCGTCCAGAACCACGTGCCCAGTTACCCCTTCCACCAGCAGCCGCCCACGTACGTGCGGGCCCAGCTCTACAAGTACTGGTTCTCGCACCCTTGGGAGCAGGG CCAATGGTGGCGACGCCAGTGGGTGGAAGAATTCTTCCCATCCGTGTCCCTGGGGGACCCGGCGCTGGACATGCTGCTCAGGCAGTTTGGCCTTCAG GACAAAAGCCCGCCCCGGGCCCGTGGCTCCAGCAACACCCTGAGCCAGGCTCTCCACTGGGTACGGAAACAGCTGTCTCCCCTGGAGGCCCCCGCCCTGCTCTGGGGGCTCCTGGGGGCTGTGGGGGCCATCAAGGTCATGCAGGCCCTGCTGGGCCCGCAGTCCCTGCCTCGGACCAAGGAGGAGAAGCACAAGCCAGCCCCCCAGGAGGACTCGGTAGCCGCCAGCAAGCAAGCTTCCCCAGCCCCCAACATCAGCAGCGGCTCCCAGACCCCCCGGCGGAAAAAGTCGCCGTGA
- the LMF2 gene encoding lipase maturation factor 2 isoform X1, producing the protein MAGSRLPRQLFLQGVAAVFMFAFASLYTQIPGLYGPEGILPARRTLRPQGKGRWQQLWETPTLLWEAPLLGLDTAQGLELLSLLGTVLALGALLTRQLRHPLVYLLLWAAYLSVCQVGQVFLYFQWDSLLLETGFLAVLVAPLGLPPNHKQTPQGRPGGVSPHEGLPFWLVRWLLFRLMFASGVVKLTSRCPAWWGLTALTYHYETQCLPTPAAWFAHHLPVWLHKLSVVATFLIEIAVPPLFFAPVRRLRLAAFYSQVLLQVLIIITGNYNFFNLLTLVLTTALLDDTHLAAKSSTSRRKRTPSSWPKALLAMLTLLLELAVYGLLAYGVVHYFGLEVDWEQHVVHSRTTFTFHQLSQWLKMVTLPTMWLGAASLAWELLTALWRWVQVRGSLRKLYAAVQLSVFGTATVALFLISLVPYSYMEPSSHGRLWTGAHRLFGTVEHLQLANSYGLFRRMTGLGDRVHVQTREPEPAAPHRGAPPAAPRLADVVRGPGPPHAQSLVHQPGAPPPAGQGACDPPRPEPRAQLPLPPAAAHVRAGPALQVLVLAPLGAGPMVATPVGGRILPIRVPGGPGAGHAAQAVWPSGQKPAPGPWLQQHPEPGSPLGTETAVSPGGPRPALGAPGGCGGHQGHAGPAGPAVPASDQGGEAQASPPGGLGSRQQASFPSPQHQQRLPDPPAEKVAVICQPHVLRGSGSRLPLALCHRRAQPPCLSQLPRRRRSGCWPVGGASPSASRASPHPHHVRSQDTLWPARRPRRPMCHLAIGDPCSLPPRQGSESEP; encoded by the exons ATGGCGGGCTCTCGGCTCCCACGGCAGCTCTTTCTCCAGGGCGTGGCCGCCGTCTTCATGTTCGCCTTCGCTTCCCTTTACACGCAGATCCCGG GCCTGTACGGCCCCGAGGGCATACTGCCTGCCCGGAGGACACTGCGGCCCCAGGGAAAGGGCCGCTGGCAGCAGCTGTGGGAGACCCCCACGCTGCTGTGGGAGGCGCCGCTTCTGGGGCTGGACACTGCCCAGGGCCTGGAGCTGCTGAGCCTGCTGGGCACCGTGCTGGCCCTGGGTGCCCTGCTGACCCGCCAGCTGCGCCACCCGCTCGTGTACCTGCTGCTCTGGGCCGCCTACCTGTCTGTCTGCCAG GTGGGCCAGGTGTTTCTTTATTTCCAGTG GGATTCCCTGCTGCTGGAGACAGGCTTCCTGGCCGTGCTGGTGGCCCCTCTGGGGCTGCCCCCCAACCACAAGCAGACCCCCCAGGGCAGGCCGGGAGGGGTCTCCCCCCATGAAGGCCTCCCCTTCTGGCTCGTGCGCTGGCTGCTGTTCCGCCTCATGTTTGCCTCGGGTGTGGTCAAGCTGACTAGCCGTTGCCCCGCATGGTGGGGGCTCACCG CCCTCACCTACCACTACGAGACTCAGTGCCTGCCCACACCGGCCGCCTGGTTTGCCCACCACCTGCCCGTCTGGCTGCACAAGCTCAGCGTGGTGGCCACCTTCCTCATTGAGATTGCAGTGCCCCCTCTGTTCTTCGCTCCTGTTCGCCGCCTGCGGTTGGCTGCCTTCTACTCCCAG GTCTTGCTGCAAGTCCTGATTATCATCACTGgcaactataatttcttcaacCTGCTCACCCTGGTGCTCACCACCGCCCTCCTGGACGACACACACCTGGCTGCCAAGTCTAGCACGAGCCGCCGCAAGAGGACACCCAGCT CCTGGCCCAAGGCCCTGCTGGCCATGCTGACCCTGCTGCTGGAGTTGGCCGTCTACGGGCTGCTGGCCTACGGCGTGGTGCACTACTTCGGCCTGGAGGTGGACTGGGAGCAGCACGTCGTTCATTCCAGAACCA CGTTCACCTTCCACCAGCTCTCCCAGTGGCTGAAGATGGTGACCCTCCCCACCATGTGGCTGGGCGCGGCCTCTCTGGCCTGGGAACTGCTGACCGCCCTCTGGAG GTGGGTGCAGGTGCGAGGGTCGCTGCGGAAGCTCTATGCTGCCGTGCAGTTGTCCGTCTTTGGCACTGCCACGGTGGCTCTGTTCCTGATCAGCCTG GTGCCCTATTCCTACATGGAGCCCTCGAGCCATGGGCGCCTCTGGACTGGGGCCCACCGCCTGTTTGGCACCGTGGAGCACCTGCAGCTGGCCAACTCCTACGGCCTTTTCCGCCGAATGACGGGCCTGG GAGATCGAGTTCATGTACAAACCCGGGAACCTGAGCCGGCCGCCCCCCATCGTGGTGCCCCACCAGCCGCGCCTCGACTGGCAGATGTGGTTCGCGGCCCTGGGCCCCCACACGCACAGTCCCTGGTTCACCAGCCTGGTGCTCCGCCTCCTGCAGGgcaaggagcctg TGATCCGCCTCGTCCAGAACCACGTGCCCAGTTACCCCTTCCACCAGCAGCCGCCCACGTACGTGCGGGCCCAGCTCTACAAGTACTGGTTCTCGCACCCTTGGGAGCAGGG CCAATGGTGGCGACGCCAGTGGGTGGAAGAATTCTTCCCATCCGTGTCCCTGGGGGACCCGGCGCTGGACATGCTGCTCAGGCAGTTTGGCCTTCAG GACAAAAGCCCGCCCCGGGCCCGTGGCTCCAGCAACACCCTGAGCCAGGCTCTCCACTGGGTACGGAAACAGCTGTCTCCCCTGGAGGCCCCCGCCCTGCTCTGGGGGCTCCTGGGGGCTGTGGGGGCCATCAAGGTCATGCAGGCCCTGCTGGGCCCGCAGTCCCTGCCTCGGACCAAGGAGGAGAAGCACAAGCCAGCCCCCCAGGAGGACTCGGTAGCCGCCAGCAAGCAAGCTTCCCCAGCCCCCAACATCAGCAGCGGCTCCCAGACCCCCCGGCGGAAAAAGTCGCCGTGATCTGTCAGCCACATGTCCTTAGAGGGTCAGGGTCGCGCTTGCCTCTGGCTCTCTGCCACAGGAGGGCCCAGCCGCCGTGCCTTAGCCAGCTGCCACGCAGACGCAGGTCAGGGTGCTGGCCTGTGGGGGGCGCCAGCCCTTCTGCTTCAAgggcatccccccacccccaccacgtcCGGTCCCAGGACACCCTCTGGCCTGCTCGACGGCCCAGGAGGCCCATGTGTCACCTGGCAATCGGGGACCCTTGCTCTCTGCCCCCACGGCAGGGGTCCGAGTCTGAGCCCTGA
- the LMF2 gene encoding lipase maturation factor 2 isoform X3, giving the protein MAGSRLPRQLFLQGVAAVFMFAFASLYTQIPGLYGPEGILPARRTLRPQGKGRWQQLWETPTLLWEAPLLGLDTAQGLELLSLLGTVLALGALLTRQLRHPLVYLLLWAAYLSVCQVGQVFLYFQWDSLLLETGFLAVLVAPLGLPPNHKQTPQGRPGGVSPHEGLPFWLVRWLLFRLMFASGVVKLTSRCPAWWGLTALTYHYETQCLPTPAAWFAHHLPVWLHKLSVVATFLIEIAVPPLFFAPVRRLRLAAFYSQVLLQVLIIITGNYNFFNLLTLVLTTALLDDTHLAAKSSTSRRKRTPSSWPKALLAMLTLLLELAVYGLLAYGVVHYFGLEVDWEQHVVHSRTTFTFHQLSQWLKMVTLPTMWLGAASLAWELLTALWRWVQVRGSLRKLYAAVQLSVFGTATVALFLISLEIEFMYKPGNLSRPPPIVVPHQPRLDWQMWFAALGPHTHSPWFTSLVLRLLQGKEPVIRLVQNHVPSYPFHQQPPTYVRAQLYKYWFSHPWEQGQWWRRQWVEEFFPSVSLGDPALDMLLRQFGLQDKSPPRARGSSNTLSQALHWVRKQLSPLEAPALLWGLLGAVGAIKVMQALLGPQSLPRTKEEKHKPAPQEDSVAASKQASPAPNISSGSQTPRRKKSP; this is encoded by the exons ATGGCGGGCTCTCGGCTCCCACGGCAGCTCTTTCTCCAGGGCGTGGCCGCCGTCTTCATGTTCGCCTTCGCTTCCCTTTACACGCAGATCCCGG GCCTGTACGGCCCCGAGGGCATACTGCCTGCCCGGAGGACACTGCGGCCCCAGGGAAAGGGCCGCTGGCAGCAGCTGTGGGAGACCCCCACGCTGCTGTGGGAGGCGCCGCTTCTGGGGCTGGACACTGCCCAGGGCCTGGAGCTGCTGAGCCTGCTGGGCACCGTGCTGGCCCTGGGTGCCCTGCTGACCCGCCAGCTGCGCCACCCGCTCGTGTACCTGCTGCTCTGGGCCGCCTACCTGTCTGTCTGCCAG GTGGGCCAGGTGTTTCTTTATTTCCAGTG GGATTCCCTGCTGCTGGAGACAGGCTTCCTGGCCGTGCTGGTGGCCCCTCTGGGGCTGCCCCCCAACCACAAGCAGACCCCCCAGGGCAGGCCGGGAGGGGTCTCCCCCCATGAAGGCCTCCCCTTCTGGCTCGTGCGCTGGCTGCTGTTCCGCCTCATGTTTGCCTCGGGTGTGGTCAAGCTGACTAGCCGTTGCCCCGCATGGTGGGGGCTCACCG CCCTCACCTACCACTACGAGACTCAGTGCCTGCCCACACCGGCCGCCTGGTTTGCCCACCACCTGCCCGTCTGGCTGCACAAGCTCAGCGTGGTGGCCACCTTCCTCATTGAGATTGCAGTGCCCCCTCTGTTCTTCGCTCCTGTTCGCCGCCTGCGGTTGGCTGCCTTCTACTCCCAG GTCTTGCTGCAAGTCCTGATTATCATCACTGgcaactataatttcttcaacCTGCTCACCCTGGTGCTCACCACCGCCCTCCTGGACGACACACACCTGGCTGCCAAGTCTAGCACGAGCCGCCGCAAGAGGACACCCAGCT CCTGGCCCAAGGCCCTGCTGGCCATGCTGACCCTGCTGCTGGAGTTGGCCGTCTACGGGCTGCTGGCCTACGGCGTGGTGCACTACTTCGGCCTGGAGGTGGACTGGGAGCAGCACGTCGTTCATTCCAGAACCA CGTTCACCTTCCACCAGCTCTCCCAGTGGCTGAAGATGGTGACCCTCCCCACCATGTGGCTGGGCGCGGCCTCTCTGGCCTGGGAACTGCTGACCGCCCTCTGGAG GTGGGTGCAGGTGCGAGGGTCGCTGCGGAAGCTCTATGCTGCCGTGCAGTTGTCCGTCTTTGGCACTGCCACGGTGGCTCTGTTCCTGATCAGCCTG GAGATCGAGTTCATGTACAAACCCGGGAACCTGAGCCGGCCGCCCCCCATCGTGGTGCCCCACCAGCCGCGCCTCGACTGGCAGATGTGGTTCGCGGCCCTGGGCCCCCACACGCACAGTCCCTGGTTCACCAGCCTGGTGCTCCGCCTCCTGCAGGgcaaggagcctg TGATCCGCCTCGTCCAGAACCACGTGCCCAGTTACCCCTTCCACCAGCAGCCGCCCACGTACGTGCGGGCCCAGCTCTACAAGTACTGGTTCTCGCACCCTTGGGAGCAGGG CCAATGGTGGCGACGCCAGTGGGTGGAAGAATTCTTCCCATCCGTGTCCCTGGGGGACCCGGCGCTGGACATGCTGCTCAGGCAGTTTGGCCTTCAG GACAAAAGCCCGCCCCGGGCCCGTGGCTCCAGCAACACCCTGAGCCAGGCTCTCCACTGGGTACGGAAACAGCTGTCTCCCCTGGAGGCCCCCGCCCTGCTCTGGGGGCTCCTGGGGGCTGTGGGGGCCATCAAGGTCATGCAGGCCCTGCTGGGCCCGCAGTCCCTGCCTCGGACCAAGGAGGAGAAGCACAAGCCAGCCCCCCAGGAGGACTCGGTAGCCGCCAGCAAGCAAGCTTCCCCAGCCCCCAACATCAGCAGCGGCTCCCAGACCCCCCGGCGGAAAAAGTCGCCGTGA